From Triticum aestivum cultivar Chinese Spring chromosome 4A, IWGSC CS RefSeq v2.1, whole genome shotgun sequence, a single genomic window includes:
- the LOC123086634 gene encoding F-box/LRR-repeat protein At3g26922 isoform X3 translates to MPKEQATVSRRWKAAPEARGGEGIDALPGEVLQHVLSFLPVAEAVQTCVLARRWRDLWKSMPVLRITCEGRILNRRGVRRLNKFVNHLLLLRDRSAPLHACEIELSTFHSQDEPQVNLWIRHALLCQARVLSVHLGRDNNSFELLEDLPLVSLHLTRLELCNVVLNDSILYFSSCPALEELWMRGCYVQADMIMSQSLKRLTILDCIFYPNERTRISVPSLVTLELIECWGRTPLLESMPSLVTGSIKLADCDDCCGKEAGGSCVDVTCENCSSIDDDTGDCVLLNGLSEAKSLELIAEPCVFILKRDLMWCPTFSKLKTLLLNDWCMKANLGALMCFLQHTPVLEKLTIQLCQAPSSRMGTEGSYNLTGQPFVLSNKLKVLEIKCENIDERVHRILTFLSTYSIHVEQINIQQSIGSSEAAKIPTC, encoded by the exons ATGCCTAAGGAGCAAGCAACGGTCTCCCGCCGTTGGAAGGCGGCGCCCGAGGCGCGTGGCGGCGAGGGGATCGACGCGCTGCCGGGCGAGGTCCTGCAGCACGTACTGTCCTTCTTGCCGGTGGCGGAGGCCGTGCAGACCTGCGTGCTGGCTCGGCGCTGGCGCGACCTCTGGAAGTCCATGCCGGTCCTGCGCATCACCTGCGAGGGCAGGATTCTGAACCGGCGGGGCGTCAGGAGGCTCAACAAGTTTGTGAACCATCTGCTGCTCCTCCGTGACCGCAGCGCGCCCCTGCATGCGTGTGAGATAGAGCTCAGCACTTTCCATAGCCAGGATGAACCGCAGGTCAACTTATGGATCCGGCATGCTCTCTTGTGCCAAGCTCGAGTCCTCAGTGTTCATTTAGGCCGTGATAACAATAGCTTCGAGCTGCTGGAGGACCTGCCTCTCGTCTCTCTGCACTTGACGAGGTTGGAGCTTTGCAACGTAGTGTTAAATGATAGCATTCTGTATTTTTCGAGCTGCCCAGCGCTGGAAGAACTGTGGATGAGGGGTTGCTACGTCCAAGCTGATATGATCATGTCCCAGTCCCTAAAACGCCTGACCATCCTTGACTGCATATTTTATCCAAATGAACGGACTCGGATTTCTGTCCCAAGTCTAGTTACACTGGAATTAATTGAGTGCTGGGGGAGGACTCCTTTGCTTGAAAGCATGCCATCATTAGTAACAGGATCTATTAAGCTTGCCGACTGTGATGATTGTTGTGGTAAAGAAGCTGGTGGTTCGTGTGTCGATGTTACCTGTGAAAATTGCAGTTCCATTGATGATGACACTGGAGATTGTGTGCTTCTCAATGGTTTGTCAGAGGCTAAAAGCTTGGAGTTGATAGCTGAACCTTGTGTG TTTATCCTCAAAAGAGATTTGATGTGGTGCCCTACCTTTAGCAAGTTAAAAACCTTGTTACTCAATGATTGGTGTATGAAGGCCAATCTTGGTGCACTCATGTGCTTTCTCCAACATACACCTGTTCTCGAGAAGCTTACCATCCAGCTTTGTCAG GCACCCAGCAGTCGGATGGGGACTGAAGGAAGCTACAATCTGACGGGACAACCGTTTGTTTTATCTAACAAGCTTAAGGTACTTGAAATCAAGTGTGAGAACATTGATGAGAGGGTTCACAGAATTTTAACGTTCTTGAGTACCTATAGCATACATGTTGAGCAAATCAATATCCAGCAGAGTATTGGATCTTCTGAAG CCGCCAAGATTCCGACGTGTTGA
- the LOC123086634 gene encoding F-box/LRR-repeat protein At2g29910 isoform X1, which yields MPKEQATVSRRWKAAPEARGGEGIDALPGEVLQHVLSFLPVAEAVQTCVLARRWRDLWKSMPVLRITCEGRILNRRGVRRLNKFVNHLLLLRDRSAPLHACEIELSTFHSQDEPQVNLWIRHALLCQARVLSVHLGRDNNSFELLEDLPLVSLHLTRLELCNVVLNDSILYFSSCPALEELWMRGCYVQADMIMSQSLKRLTILDCIFYPNERTRISVPSLVTLELIECWGRTPLLESMPSLVTGSIKLADCDDCCGKEAGGSCVDVTCENCSSIDDDTGDCVLLNGLSEAKSLELIAEPCVFILKRDLMWCPTFSKLKTLLLNDWCMKANLGALMCFLQHTPVLEKLTIQLCQAPSSRMGTEGSYNLTGQPFVLSNKLKVLEIKCENIDERVHRILTFLSTYSIHVEQINIQQSIGSSEGTQSWTFSSANSACVALAECSVEEHG from the exons ATGCCTAAGGAGCAAGCAACGGTCTCCCGCCGTTGGAAGGCGGCGCCCGAGGCGCGTGGCGGCGAGGGGATCGACGCGCTGCCGGGCGAGGTCCTGCAGCACGTACTGTCCTTCTTGCCGGTGGCGGAGGCCGTGCAGACCTGCGTGCTGGCTCGGCGCTGGCGCGACCTCTGGAAGTCCATGCCGGTCCTGCGCATCACCTGCGAGGGCAGGATTCTGAACCGGCGGGGCGTCAGGAGGCTCAACAAGTTTGTGAACCATCTGCTGCTCCTCCGTGACCGCAGCGCGCCCCTGCATGCGTGTGAGATAGAGCTCAGCACTTTCCATAGCCAGGATGAACCGCAGGTCAACTTATGGATCCGGCATGCTCTCTTGTGCCAAGCTCGAGTCCTCAGTGTTCATTTAGGCCGTGATAACAATAGCTTCGAGCTGCTGGAGGACCTGCCTCTCGTCTCTCTGCACTTGACGAGGTTGGAGCTTTGCAACGTAGTGTTAAATGATAGCATTCTGTATTTTTCGAGCTGCCCAGCGCTGGAAGAACTGTGGATGAGGGGTTGCTACGTCCAAGCTGATATGATCATGTCCCAGTCCCTAAAACGCCTGACCATCCTTGACTGCATATTTTATCCAAATGAACGGACTCGGATTTCTGTCCCAAGTCTAGTTACACTGGAATTAATTGAGTGCTGGGGGAGGACTCCTTTGCTTGAAAGCATGCCATCATTAGTAACAGGATCTATTAAGCTTGCCGACTGTGATGATTGTTGTGGTAAAGAAGCTGGTGGTTCGTGTGTCGATGTTACCTGTGAAAATTGCAGTTCCATTGATGATGACACTGGAGATTGTGTGCTTCTCAATGGTTTGTCAGAGGCTAAAAGCTTGGAGTTGATAGCTGAACCTTGTGTG TTTATCCTCAAAAGAGATTTGATGTGGTGCCCTACCTTTAGCAAGTTAAAAACCTTGTTACTCAATGATTGGTGTATGAAGGCCAATCTTGGTGCACTCATGTGCTTTCTCCAACATACACCTGTTCTCGAGAAGCTTACCATCCAGCTTTGTCAG GCACCCAGCAGTCGGATGGGGACTGAAGGAAGCTACAATCTGACGGGACAACCGTTTGTTTTATCTAACAAGCTTAAGGTACTTGAAATCAAGTGTGAGAACATTGATGAGAGGGTTCACAGAATTTTAACGTTCTTGAGTACCTATAGCATACATGTTGAGCAAATCAATATCCAGCAGAGTATTGGATCTTCTGAAG GAACCCAGAGCTGGACCTTCTCAAGCGCGAACTCCGCGTGTGTTGCCCTCGCAGAATGCTCAGTTGAGGAGCATGGCTGA
- the LOC123086634 gene encoding F-box/LRR-repeat protein At3g26922 isoform X2, whose protein sequence is MPKEQATVSRRWKAAPEARGGEGIDALPGEVLQHVLSFLPVAEAVQTCVLARRWRDLWKSMPVLRITCEGRILNRRGVRRLNKFVNHLLLLRDRSAPLHACEIELSTFHSQDEPQVNLWIRHALLCQARVLSVHLGRDNNSFELLEDLPLVSLHLTRLELCNVVLNDSILYFSSCPALEELWMRGCYVQADMIMSQSLKRLTILDCIFYPNERTRISVPSLVTLELIECWGRTPLLESMPSLVTGSIKLADCDDCCGKEAGGSCVDVTCENCSSIDDDTGDCVLLNGLSEAKSLELIAEPCVFILKRDLMWCPTFSKLKTLLLNDWCMKANLGALMCFLQHTPVLEKLTIQLCQAPSSRMGTEGSYNLTGQPFVLSNKLKVLEIKCENIDERVHRILTFLSTYSIHVEQINIQQSIGSSEAAAAAAL, encoded by the exons ATGCCTAAGGAGCAAGCAACGGTCTCCCGCCGTTGGAAGGCGGCGCCCGAGGCGCGTGGCGGCGAGGGGATCGACGCGCTGCCGGGCGAGGTCCTGCAGCACGTACTGTCCTTCTTGCCGGTGGCGGAGGCCGTGCAGACCTGCGTGCTGGCTCGGCGCTGGCGCGACCTCTGGAAGTCCATGCCGGTCCTGCGCATCACCTGCGAGGGCAGGATTCTGAACCGGCGGGGCGTCAGGAGGCTCAACAAGTTTGTGAACCATCTGCTGCTCCTCCGTGACCGCAGCGCGCCCCTGCATGCGTGTGAGATAGAGCTCAGCACTTTCCATAGCCAGGATGAACCGCAGGTCAACTTATGGATCCGGCATGCTCTCTTGTGCCAAGCTCGAGTCCTCAGTGTTCATTTAGGCCGTGATAACAATAGCTTCGAGCTGCTGGAGGACCTGCCTCTCGTCTCTCTGCACTTGACGAGGTTGGAGCTTTGCAACGTAGTGTTAAATGATAGCATTCTGTATTTTTCGAGCTGCCCAGCGCTGGAAGAACTGTGGATGAGGGGTTGCTACGTCCAAGCTGATATGATCATGTCCCAGTCCCTAAAACGCCTGACCATCCTTGACTGCATATTTTATCCAAATGAACGGACTCGGATTTCTGTCCCAAGTCTAGTTACACTGGAATTAATTGAGTGCTGGGGGAGGACTCCTTTGCTTGAAAGCATGCCATCATTAGTAACAGGATCTATTAAGCTTGCCGACTGTGATGATTGTTGTGGTAAAGAAGCTGGTGGTTCGTGTGTCGATGTTACCTGTGAAAATTGCAGTTCCATTGATGATGACACTGGAGATTGTGTGCTTCTCAATGGTTTGTCAGAGGCTAAAAGCTTGGAGTTGATAGCTGAACCTTGTGTG TTTATCCTCAAAAGAGATTTGATGTGGTGCCCTACCTTTAGCAAGTTAAAAACCTTGTTACTCAATGATTGGTGTATGAAGGCCAATCTTGGTGCACTCATGTGCTTTCTCCAACATACACCTGTTCTCGAGAAGCTTACCATCCAGCTTTGTCAG GCACCCAGCAGTCGGATGGGGACTGAAGGAAGCTACAATCTGACGGGACAACCGTTTGTTTTATCTAACAAGCTTAAGGTACTTGAAATCAAGTGTGAGAACATTGATGAGAGGGTTCACAGAATTTTAACGTTCTTGAGTACCTATAGCATACATGTTGAGCAAATCAATATCCAGCAGAGTATTGGATCTTCTGAAG cagcagcagcagcagcactctGA
- the LOC123086634 gene encoding F-box/LRR-repeat protein At3g26922 isoform X4 — translation MPKEQATVSRRWKAAPEARGGEGIDALPGEVLQHVLSFLPVAEAVQTCVLARRWRDLWKSMPVLRITCEGRILNRRGVRRLNKFVNHLLLLRDRSAPLHACEIELSTFHSQDEPQVNLWIRHALLCQARVLSVHLGRDNNSFELLEDLPLVSLHLTRLELCNVVLNDSILYFSSCPALEELWMRGCYVQADMIMSQSLKRLTILDCIFYPNERTRISVPSLVTLELIECWGRTPLLESMPSLVTGSIKLADCDDCCGKEAGGSCVDVTCENCSSIDDDTGDCVLLNGLSEAKSLELIAEPCVFILKRDLMWCPTFSKLKTLLLNDWCMKANLGALMCFLQHTPVLEKLTIQLCQAPSSRMGTEGSYNLTGQPFVLSNKLKVLEIKCENIDERVHRILTFLSTYSIHVEQINIQQSIGSSEAAAAAL, via the exons ATGCCTAAGGAGCAAGCAACGGTCTCCCGCCGTTGGAAGGCGGCGCCCGAGGCGCGTGGCGGCGAGGGGATCGACGCGCTGCCGGGCGAGGTCCTGCAGCACGTACTGTCCTTCTTGCCGGTGGCGGAGGCCGTGCAGACCTGCGTGCTGGCTCGGCGCTGGCGCGACCTCTGGAAGTCCATGCCGGTCCTGCGCATCACCTGCGAGGGCAGGATTCTGAACCGGCGGGGCGTCAGGAGGCTCAACAAGTTTGTGAACCATCTGCTGCTCCTCCGTGACCGCAGCGCGCCCCTGCATGCGTGTGAGATAGAGCTCAGCACTTTCCATAGCCAGGATGAACCGCAGGTCAACTTATGGATCCGGCATGCTCTCTTGTGCCAAGCTCGAGTCCTCAGTGTTCATTTAGGCCGTGATAACAATAGCTTCGAGCTGCTGGAGGACCTGCCTCTCGTCTCTCTGCACTTGACGAGGTTGGAGCTTTGCAACGTAGTGTTAAATGATAGCATTCTGTATTTTTCGAGCTGCCCAGCGCTGGAAGAACTGTGGATGAGGGGTTGCTACGTCCAAGCTGATATGATCATGTCCCAGTCCCTAAAACGCCTGACCATCCTTGACTGCATATTTTATCCAAATGAACGGACTCGGATTTCTGTCCCAAGTCTAGTTACACTGGAATTAATTGAGTGCTGGGGGAGGACTCCTTTGCTTGAAAGCATGCCATCATTAGTAACAGGATCTATTAAGCTTGCCGACTGTGATGATTGTTGTGGTAAAGAAGCTGGTGGTTCGTGTGTCGATGTTACCTGTGAAAATTGCAGTTCCATTGATGATGACACTGGAGATTGTGTGCTTCTCAATGGTTTGTCAGAGGCTAAAAGCTTGGAGTTGATAGCTGAACCTTGTGTG TTTATCCTCAAAAGAGATTTGATGTGGTGCCCTACCTTTAGCAAGTTAAAAACCTTGTTACTCAATGATTGGTGTATGAAGGCCAATCTTGGTGCACTCATGTGCTTTCTCCAACATACACCTGTTCTCGAGAAGCTTACCATCCAGCTTTGTCAG GCACCCAGCAGTCGGATGGGGACTGAAGGAAGCTACAATCTGACGGGACAACCGTTTGTTTTATCTAACAAGCTTAAGGTACTTGAAATCAAGTGTGAGAACATTGATGAGAGGGTTCACAGAATTTTAACGTTCTTGAGTACCTATAGCATACATGTTGAGCAAATCAATATCCAGCAGAGTATTGGATCTTCTGAAG cagcagcagcagcactctGA
- the LOC123086634 gene encoding F-box/LRR-repeat protein At3g26922 isoform X6, with protein sequence MPKEQATVSRRWKAAPEARGGEGIDALPGEVLQHVLSFLPVAEAVQTCVLARRWRDLWKSMPVLRITCEGRILNRRGVRRLNKFVNHLLLLRDRSAPLHACEIELSTFHSQDEPQVNLWIRHALLCQARVLSVHLGRDNNSFELLEDLPLVSLHLTRLELCNVVLNDSILYFSSCPALEELWMRGCYVQADMIMSQSLKRLTILDCIFYPNERTRISVPSLVTLELIECWGRTPLLESMPSLVTGSIKLADCDDCCGKEAGGSCVDVTCENCSSIDDDTGDCVLLNGLSEAKSLELIAEPCVFILKRDLMWCPTFSKLKTLLLNDWCMKANLGALMCFLQHTPVLEKLTIQLCQAPSSRMGTEGSYNLTGQPFVLSNKLKQQQQHSEAPVERAMAAGYAVVPRN encoded by the exons ATGCCTAAGGAGCAAGCAACGGTCTCCCGCCGTTGGAAGGCGGCGCCCGAGGCGCGTGGCGGCGAGGGGATCGACGCGCTGCCGGGCGAGGTCCTGCAGCACGTACTGTCCTTCTTGCCGGTGGCGGAGGCCGTGCAGACCTGCGTGCTGGCTCGGCGCTGGCGCGACCTCTGGAAGTCCATGCCGGTCCTGCGCATCACCTGCGAGGGCAGGATTCTGAACCGGCGGGGCGTCAGGAGGCTCAACAAGTTTGTGAACCATCTGCTGCTCCTCCGTGACCGCAGCGCGCCCCTGCATGCGTGTGAGATAGAGCTCAGCACTTTCCATAGCCAGGATGAACCGCAGGTCAACTTATGGATCCGGCATGCTCTCTTGTGCCAAGCTCGAGTCCTCAGTGTTCATTTAGGCCGTGATAACAATAGCTTCGAGCTGCTGGAGGACCTGCCTCTCGTCTCTCTGCACTTGACGAGGTTGGAGCTTTGCAACGTAGTGTTAAATGATAGCATTCTGTATTTTTCGAGCTGCCCAGCGCTGGAAGAACTGTGGATGAGGGGTTGCTACGTCCAAGCTGATATGATCATGTCCCAGTCCCTAAAACGCCTGACCATCCTTGACTGCATATTTTATCCAAATGAACGGACTCGGATTTCTGTCCCAAGTCTAGTTACACTGGAATTAATTGAGTGCTGGGGGAGGACTCCTTTGCTTGAAAGCATGCCATCATTAGTAACAGGATCTATTAAGCTTGCCGACTGTGATGATTGTTGTGGTAAAGAAGCTGGTGGTTCGTGTGTCGATGTTACCTGTGAAAATTGCAGTTCCATTGATGATGACACTGGAGATTGTGTGCTTCTCAATGGTTTGTCAGAGGCTAAAAGCTTGGAGTTGATAGCTGAACCTTGTGTG TTTATCCTCAAAAGAGATTTGATGTGGTGCCCTACCTTTAGCAAGTTAAAAACCTTGTTACTCAATGATTGGTGTATGAAGGCCAATCTTGGTGCACTCATGTGCTTTCTCCAACATACACCTGTTCTCGAGAAGCTTACCATCCAGCTTTGTCAG GCACCCAGCAGTCGGATGGGGACTGAAGGAAGCTACAATCTGACGGGACAACCGTTTGTTTTATCTAACAAGCTTAAG cagcagcagcagcactctGAAGCACCGGTGGAACGAGCGATGGCGGCAGGATATGCAGTAGTGCCACGGAATTGA
- the LOC123086634 gene encoding F-box/LRR-repeat protein At3g26922 isoform X5 has protein sequence MPKEQATVSRRWKAAPEARGGEGIDALPGEVLQHVLSFLPVAEAVQTCVLARRWRDLWKSMPVLRITCEGRILNRRGVRRLNKFVNHLLLLRDRSAPLHACEIELSTFHSQDEPQVNLWIRHALLCQARVLSVHLGRDNNSFELLEDLPLVSLHLTRLELCNVVLNDSILYFSSCPALEELWMRGCYVQADMIMSQSLKRLTILDCIFYPNERTRISVPSLVTLELIECWGRTPLLESMPSLVTGSIKLADCDDCCGKEAGGSCVDVTCENCSSIDDDTGDCVLLNGLSEAKSLELIAEPCVFILKRDLMWCPTFSKLKTLLLNDWCMKANLGALMCFLQHTPVLEKLTIQLCQAPSSRMGTEGSYNLTGQPFVLSNKLKQQQQQHSEAPVERAMAAGYAVVPRN, from the exons ATGCCTAAGGAGCAAGCAACGGTCTCCCGCCGTTGGAAGGCGGCGCCCGAGGCGCGTGGCGGCGAGGGGATCGACGCGCTGCCGGGCGAGGTCCTGCAGCACGTACTGTCCTTCTTGCCGGTGGCGGAGGCCGTGCAGACCTGCGTGCTGGCTCGGCGCTGGCGCGACCTCTGGAAGTCCATGCCGGTCCTGCGCATCACCTGCGAGGGCAGGATTCTGAACCGGCGGGGCGTCAGGAGGCTCAACAAGTTTGTGAACCATCTGCTGCTCCTCCGTGACCGCAGCGCGCCCCTGCATGCGTGTGAGATAGAGCTCAGCACTTTCCATAGCCAGGATGAACCGCAGGTCAACTTATGGATCCGGCATGCTCTCTTGTGCCAAGCTCGAGTCCTCAGTGTTCATTTAGGCCGTGATAACAATAGCTTCGAGCTGCTGGAGGACCTGCCTCTCGTCTCTCTGCACTTGACGAGGTTGGAGCTTTGCAACGTAGTGTTAAATGATAGCATTCTGTATTTTTCGAGCTGCCCAGCGCTGGAAGAACTGTGGATGAGGGGTTGCTACGTCCAAGCTGATATGATCATGTCCCAGTCCCTAAAACGCCTGACCATCCTTGACTGCATATTTTATCCAAATGAACGGACTCGGATTTCTGTCCCAAGTCTAGTTACACTGGAATTAATTGAGTGCTGGGGGAGGACTCCTTTGCTTGAAAGCATGCCATCATTAGTAACAGGATCTATTAAGCTTGCCGACTGTGATGATTGTTGTGGTAAAGAAGCTGGTGGTTCGTGTGTCGATGTTACCTGTGAAAATTGCAGTTCCATTGATGATGACACTGGAGATTGTGTGCTTCTCAATGGTTTGTCAGAGGCTAAAAGCTTGGAGTTGATAGCTGAACCTTGTGTG TTTATCCTCAAAAGAGATTTGATGTGGTGCCCTACCTTTAGCAAGTTAAAAACCTTGTTACTCAATGATTGGTGTATGAAGGCCAATCTTGGTGCACTCATGTGCTTTCTCCAACATACACCTGTTCTCGAGAAGCTTACCATCCAGCTTTGTCAG GCACCCAGCAGTCGGATGGGGACTGAAGGAAGCTACAATCTGACGGGACAACCGTTTGTTTTATCTAACAAGCTTAAG cagcagcagcagcagcactctGAAGCACCGGTGGAACGAGCGATGGCGGCAGGATATGCAGTAGTGCCACGGAATTGA